A stretch of the Clostridium fungisolvens genome encodes the following:
- a CDS encoding amino acid ABC transporter permease, with translation MNINWQFITSNLPLYEKAALLTLKLAFWGILASIIIGLICSVILYYKVKVLDIVVRAYVELSRNTPLLIQLFFLYYGLTKLGVTLSGTACAIIGLSFLGGSYMAEAFRGGIEAVSKSQIESGLSIGLTKAQLARYVILPQAFSVSVPAIGANCIFLLKETSIFSAIAIVDLMNVTKDLIGLYYQTFESLFMLVVSYLIILLPLSLLLTWLERKVRYAEFGN, from the coding sequence ATGAATATTAACTGGCAATTTATAACAAGTAACTTGCCTTTATACGAAAAAGCAGCATTGCTTACGCTTAAGCTAGCTTTTTGGGGTATATTGGCATCTATTATAATCGGACTTATTTGTTCTGTAATACTATATTATAAGGTTAAAGTATTAGATATAGTTGTACGAGCTTACGTTGAACTTTCACGTAATACTCCGCTATTAATACAATTATTTTTCTTGTATTATGGATTAACTAAACTTGGGGTAACTTTAAGTGGAACAGCCTGTGCAATTATTGGACTATCCTTCCTTGGTGGAAGTTATATGGCTGAAGCATTTAGAGGTGGAATAGAAGCAGTTAGTAAATCGCAAATTGAATCTGGTCTTAGTATTGGACTTACAAAGGCTCAATTAGCGAGATATGTAATATTGCCTCAAGCTTTTTCAGTAAGTGTACCAGCTATAGGAGCAAATTGTATATTTCTTTTAAAAGAAACTTCAATTTTTAGCGCCATAGCAATAGTGGATTTGATGAATGTTACTAAAGATTTGATAGGACTTTATTATCAGACATTCGAATCTTTATTTATGTTAGTTGTATCTTATTTAATAATATTATTGCCTCTGTCCCTTCTTTTGACATGGCTAGAAAGGAAGGTAAGGTATGCAGAATTCGGTAATTAG